A region from the Pirellulales bacterium genome encodes:
- a CDS encoding helix-turn-helix domain-containing protein codes for MPANDSAKIKRPVGAERPFPWQCRRCAKKEVELATISYDAEIRHDGRLHKFAVPNLDIPVCRACGEKVFSEKVDDQINVALRSHLNLLTPADMRTGLEHIGMTQRDAADRLGVAEATLSRWLTDTQIQSRAMDNLLRVFFAFPQVRNALGGSAQRLSRRRSRP; via the coding sequence ATGCCTGCTAATGATTCAGCCAAAATCAAGCGTCCCGTCGGTGCGGAGCGCCCGTTCCCATGGCAATGCCGTCGTTGCGCCAAGAAGGAAGTCGAATTGGCCACGATTTCTTACGACGCCGAGATTCGTCACGACGGACGGCTGCACAAGTTCGCGGTCCCCAATTTAGACATCCCCGTCTGTCGAGCTTGTGGGGAGAAGGTTTTCTCGGAAAAGGTTGACGATCAGATCAATGTTGCGTTGCGCTCACATCTGAATTTGCTGACGCCGGCCGATATGCGAACTGGGCTGGAGCATATTGGCATGACGCAGAGAGATGCCGCTGACCGCCTAGGAGTTGCCGAGGCAACACTCTCTCGTTGGTTGACCGACACGCAAATACAGTCGAGAGCGATGGACAATCTGCTGCGCGTTTTCTTCGCCTTTCCGCAGGTTCGCAATGCACTTGGCGGAAGTGCGCAGAGGCTTTCGCGACGGCGAAGCCGTCCTTGA